Genomic DNA from Gimesia aquarii:
TCGAGGGGCGGTTTCCGAAGAGGTCAGCAAGGCACTTCTCGATGTGAAACAGAATGTTGTCGGGGTTGTGATCAACGCTATTGATGATCGATTGGCGAACGCCCAACAGATTCGTGACAACTGGTCGATCAGCCGCATCAATCCGTTAGGAGCGTTGCTACGGTTGGCCAGAGACTCAGGCCGAGTTGTTGTCTTGGCCAGTGATCATGGTCACGTTTGGCATCGAACCGACTCACATTTCGATCCATCCACCGAGGGCAGTCGTTGGCGTCAGAACGATAGCGACTGCAAAGACGGAGAGCTTGTTGTTTCGGGCAAGCGTGTCATTCCGGCTGATAGCATCATCGTCCCATGGACGGAAACGATTCACTACAAAAGGAAACAGCACGGGTATCACAGCGGAGCGACTCCACAGGAAATGGTTTGTCCACTGGTCCTGCTCACCGACAGAAGCAGCGACTATTCCAATATGAAACGGTGCGTCTACCCGTTTCCTGACTGGTGGTCTCCAGCACCGGTGGCATCGCCAGTGGAACCAGAGCCCGTCGTTCATGTGACTGTGCCTTCTGGACATCCAACACTATTTGATAACTTGGAGCCGGATGAGTCACCAGAGAAGGATGCGGTAAAAACTACCCCAGTTAAAGTGCTGCCAGTCAGTGCAGACTGGATTGATAGACTGCTGGCGTCTGAGGCATACAAAGATCAGAAATCCAAGATCAAGCGACACCCACCACAGGATTCAGTTATCCGTCAGGTTCTTGAAACACTGAATGCGGCGGGAGGTTTCCTGACGCCCGGTGCGTTCATCAAAGAAACTAGTATGCCAGCGGCAAGACTTGATCAGGTGATTGCGAACATCCGGCGAGTTCTGAACGTGGATGGATACGAAATTCTCGTGATTGATCGCACGGAAAACAAAGTGGAATTGAATATCACCAAATTAAAACGACAGTTTGACGTTGAGTAATTATGGAAGTTAGCCCCGAAAAACGACGAGAGATCATATCCGCTCTGAGAAAAGGTACTGTTCCACAGCGTGGACTGGACTTTCTGGCAGTTGGCCTAAGTCCATTTGAGGAGACGATTAAGTCTGAACTCAACGACGTGGCTGAAGGTGGGGCAATCTTCAAAGCGGTGCGTGGTGAGTATGGTTGCGGCAAAACATTTTTTGGGCGTTGGGTTCAGGAACAAGCAAAGCTGAACGGTTTCGCCACCGCCGAAGTGCAAATCAGTGAAACAGAAACGCCGTTGCACAAACTGGAAACTGTGTATCGCCGAGCAATGGAACAACTTTCGACGGCGGATTGTTTTTTGGGAGCATTCCGCTCGGTCATTGATGGTTGGTTCTACGGGCTTGAAGAAGACGTTCTGGCCGAAGGCACAATTGATCCCAACGATATTGAAACGCTGGCGAAAAAGTCCGACGAGTTGCTTGAACAACGTCTTGTTGAAATCACACGAGCGACTCCTCAGTTTTCCGCCGCACTACGCTCCTATCGAGCCGCTCAGCGTGCCAATGATCACGCCACGGCGGAAGGACTGGCTGGCTGGTTGGCAGGACAACCGCACATCTCTGCTTCGGTCAAACGAACGGCGGGAATCAAAGGTGACGTGGATCACTTCGCAGCGCTCAGCTTCCTTCGTGGATTATTGCTGATCCTCAAGGACTCCGGGTATTCTGGTTTAGTGTTAGTGCTGGATGAAATCGAGACGATTCAACGTGTTCGATCTGACGTTCGTGAAAAAGGATTGAATGCGCTCAGGCAATTGCTTGATGACGTGGATGGCGGTCGATTCCCGAATCTCTATCTGGCAATCACAGGCACTCCTGCTTTCTATGATGGTCCTCAGGGAATTCAGCGACTTGAACCGTTAGCACAACGACTACATGTGGATTTTCAGACGGATGCCCGATTCGATAACCCTCGGGCTGTGCAATTGCGACTGACCACATTTGACAACCAGAAGTTGATTGAGGTTGGAACCAAAGTCCGAGATTTGTATGCTACAGATTGTTCCGCACCGGATCGAATTCGACGCTTGGCCAATAACGAGTATATTGAAACACTGGCCCGCTATATGACAGGAAAACTCGGAGGCAAAGTTGGTATTGCCCCACGATTGTTTCTCAAAAAATTAGTGTCGGATATACTGGATCGCATTGATCAACATGACGAATTTGATCCCCGTGTGAATTATGAGCTAACCGTCTCCACTAGTGAAATGACCAGCATTGAGCGAGAGGCTCAGGCCAAGACAGTTGATGACATCGAGTTGGATTTGTGAACGCCTTTGACCGCCTACATTCCGCACTTCAACATCACATCGTAAATTCGCTTGGCTGGCGAGACCTGCGAGAAGTACAGTCGTTGTCCATTGATGCGTATCTTGACGGCAACAACATGGTCGTGCTGGCTCCAACCGCTGGCGGAAAAACGGAGTCTGCGTTCTTTCCTGTAATGTCTCAGATGTTGGATGAGTCTTGGCAAGGTATTTCGGTTCTGTACGTCAGCCCGATCAAGGCGCTGCTTAATAATCAAGAACAGCGTCTTCACAAGTACATGCAGTTGGTCGGACGGCGAGCCGCTTTGTGGCACGGTGACACTCCCCAAGGCGAGCGAAAGCGAATACTGGCCGAGCCACCGGATCTGTTGCTGACCACACCGGAATCTCTGGAGGTCATGCTGGTTTCATCCAAGATTGATCACCACCGTTTTTTCAGCAACGTGAGGGTCGTCGTCATCGACGAACTCCATGCGTTTGCCGGTGATGATCGTGGTTGGCACTTGTTGTCGGTGTTCTCCCGCATTGGTCAGATTGCCAAGCGAGATATCCAGCGGATAGGGTTGTCGGCCACTGTTGGAAATCCTCAAGAGATGCTGGAGTGGCTCTCGTCTGGTTCCGAACGACCTCAAGAAGTGGTCTGGCCAAAAGGCAGTGACTCAAAGACGCCGGATGTGCAACTCGACTATGTGGGATCGCTGGCAAACGCCGCCAAGGTTATCAGCTTGCTACATCAAGGTGAGAAGAGATTGGTGTTCTGCGACAGTCGATCACGAGTTGAACAGTTGGCGGTTTCGTTGCGGCAGTATGGCATCGACACATTTGTCTCACATAGTTCGCTTGGAATTGATGAGCGTCGGCAGGCCGAAGAAGCATTTTCCCAGCGTCACAACTGCGTCATTGTGGCAACGAGTTCGCTGGAGCTTGGTCTCGATGTCGGTGATCTCGACAGAGTGATTCAGATTGATGCGCCCGGCAGTGTTTCCTCGTTCCTGCAACGGATGGGACGCACGGGTCGCCGTGCCGACATGAACCGCAACTGCCTTTTTCTGGCAACCAGCGATGAGGGGCTATTGCGTGCTGCCGCTCTCATCGAATTGTGGCAGAGAGATTATGTTGAGCCGGTCCAAGCTCCGCCATGCCCATACCACATTCTTGCCCAGCAATTGATGGCCTTGATTCTTCAGGAACGAGGAATTGGAAGCTCGCAATGGCTTCAGTGGGTGGAGAGTGTGCCCGGTTTTGCAGAGATGAAGCCTGAACAAGTAGCCGAGCTTGTCGAGTTCATGATCGCCAAGGGAATTCTGTGGAGCGACAACGGCATCTTGGCGTTTGCCCCTGAAGGTGAAGCGACTTTCGGTCGGCGGAACTTCATGGACATTCTGTCGGTCTTCACTTCGCCCCCGTTGTTCAAGGTAATATCCGGTCAGAAGGAACTCGGCAACGTCCACGAATCGACGTTCTACCGCAAAGAAGAGGGCCCGGCGGTCTTGGTGCTGGCGGGACGAAGCTGGAAGACAAAACACTTGGATTGGAAACGAAGACTCGCACACGTGGAGCCAACCGAAGAAAAAGGGAGATCACGTTGGCTGGGTGAAGGCCAGATGCTCAGTCATGCCATTTGCCAAAGCATCCGCCGCATCCTTGCCTCGGAAGAGAACGATCCAGCGTGGTCACAACGAACAATTCAGCAATTTGATGATCTGCGGGATGAACATCCATGGGTTTCAGACGGCTCGACCAGTCTTATACTTCAGCCTAATGGTGAGATTCGCTGGTGGACGTTTGCCGGTGGCATCGCCAATACGCTGCTGGCTGACACGCTTAAATCTAACTGCGACGTGAAGGGCGACAATCTCAGCTTGAGTTTCCCGACAGCTTCATCGCTGGAAACTGTGTCCGAATTCATCAATGGATTGCAATTGGAGAACGTACGACTGATCCCGAACAACGACGCAATGGAGAACTTGAAATTCTCTGAATGTCTGTCGCCTGAGATTGCTTCTGAGGTGTTCACATCACGGTTTAGCGATCGGGCGGGAGTGGTACAAGCACTTCAGGAACAAAGACGAGTGGTCGTTCACACAGGATAAGAATGATGGTACAGACATGAGCAAGCAGAAAACCGAATTCTTTCGACTACCCGTCGTCTCCGCAGGAGCCGAGTATCTCGTCATGGGCTACCTCATGCGGCGAAACATCCTGACGTACAAGGCCCCCCCGAACAATGAGGGATACGACTTGATCTGCATTCACCCCAACCCACGTCATCAGCCAAAGAAGGGTGAATTGGCACAAGTTCGAGTGCAAGTGAAGAGTCGCTACGCCACCGATTGCGACCGTGGATTTCCGGTGAAAGAAGCGAGCCTTGACGCCTTCGATTTTCTTGTCGTGGCCTTCCTCAATATCGGCAAGTTCTTTAACAAGAACGACGGATCATCTGGAGATCAGGAAACGGAGTTCTTCACGCTTCCAAACGAATTCATTCGGGAACATCACGACGCATCATCGACGTGGCAGAAGGTTAAGTTGCGCACACTTCAGCAAGAAATTGTTCCATTCAAGAATGAGGCTGGATTCGAATTGATTGCCGAGAAGTTGGGGATTCCACGGCCTCGGAAAGTGAAAGCACAAAAGGTGTCATCGTGATTCACCAAACAGGGATAGCATCTGCAATTGGATGGGTTGATTTTTCGTCAGAGCATCGTGAGAAGGTCAAGTCAGTCATCGACTTGCTCTCCACTCCCGGTGTGGTTGATGAGCTTGGAATTGGCGTCATCCGTGATTCTTTCTCGGACTCGCTCTTTCCGGGCATCTCCACGATCCAAACGAGGGCGAAATATTTTCTGACGGTGCCTCGAATCTTTCGTGATTACGAAAAGCTTTCGGCCAGCAAACGCCGTGGCAAGAAACTGGCCACCTACCTCAACGACCATGAGAACCTTTGCATGGAAGCCATGGTTGCCAATCATGAAGATGATCCACAAGGTGGGATCATCGGGGAGTCCTTTGCTGAAAAACAGGGTGAGGTTCAGCGCAAGCCGTCTTCCGTTTATTGGACTGGGATTCGGCAGTTCGGTTTGATTCGCACGCCACTATCTCTTCAGGCATTTTGTCGGAGATTTGCCAATCCCGACCAGCCCCTTCAGGACTTGGTTCAAGGATCTGACAAAACAAAGGGTGATGACCCTGATGCGGCGGGACAGGAAAACACAACGATCAACGGCCCCGCTTACATGGATGGCTGGATCGAGTCGCTGACAGTTGATCTGTCAAAAGAGGAAGCTTACTTTCTCTCAAACCAGATGCAGGCTCGTGTCCCCATGAGCTTGCTGGGACAAATCCTTCTTGACTCCGAGGTGCAAACGCAGTTTCTCTCTCTGCCGAGCGAATGGAACTTCACCACATTTGCTGATGAAGCTCCGTTTCTTGGCCAGTTACCGGAGAGCCTTCGGAAGATCATTGCTGGTGCAAGAGACTTCTGGCAACTGATGTATGGTGCCCACGTCCGCTACAACTGCCTCCTGCAAATGCAACACGGCACAAGTGCAGTGAGGGGCGAATTCGAAGCCGAATGGGATGAATGGCTGGAGGATTTGCAGTCATTTCCATGGGCACGCTGGGATACAGGATTACTTTGGAAGTTGACCAAGATTCATCGTCGCAGAGTTCGAGACAACACGGTTCATTTTGTTGAGTCATGGATTGAGGGACTTCGCAGCGGGGATGACACTAAGTCACTTGATGAGTTGGTAACTCGGCAGGAACGGTTCAATAAAAAGGGCCGTGCTCGTCTGAATCCAACCGCCGAAGAGAGCATCAGCGAGTGGGTAGGCATCGCCGATCTGAATTACCGGCTGAACGTGGCCCGAACGATCATCAGTGACATCCACGTCGCTATTGCTCAATCGGAGGGCGACGATGCTTGACGTGAAGAAGCACCGACTTGATTACGGTACAATGTTGATTCCACCATCGGGCTATCGGTTGGCAAAAGCTGTGGCTGCGACGTACTCGCTGGATTTGAATACGCTGCTTTCGATTCCGGTTGCTCTTTTCTTTTCGCAAACACTCGAAGGAAACTTCGAGACCGAGCGAGTTCAATTACTGGAAGCCATCCAGCGATGTCCTGATGTACTGCGTGTTTATCACCAATCAGGCAAGATGCACGTCCCACAAAAACACAATCGTTTGTACGGCCTTCTGGAGCCATGTGTCGTCGGCATTCTTCCAGAAAACGCATACACGTCGTTTCATCCGAAAGTTTGGGTGCTCCGATATGAGCATGACGATGAACCGACAAAATACCGAGTCATCGTCCTGAGCCGAAACCTGACCTACGACCGAAGCTGGGATATCGCTGCTCATCTTGACGGCGAAGTCACAGATGAGAAGAAGAAGAAAACACAGCCTCTAGCGTCATTCGTAAAGTACATGACTTCGTTTGAGCGATTTGATGGTGACAGAAAGTTCATTGCAGACTTGCGGAAGGTCAAATTTGAAACCCCTGCTGGTTTCAACAGCAATTTCTTTTTTCATCCAATCGGGTTCGACGAATTTCGCAATCCTCTTAAGGAGCAAACGGGAAACCGAGCGATTTGTATCAGCCCATTCGTTCATGACGACGCAGTGAAAATGTTGCGGCGAAATGTAACAGACGAGTTAATGCTGTTTGGTTGCCGGGAAGAACTTCGAAAGCTCAATACGGAGACTCTTGACGACATTCGAGCATTCTGCATCTCCGACCTCATCGTAGACGGAGAAAGTCAAGATAAAGGAGAGGATGGCGAAGGCGAACAGGCTGAGCAAAATCTCCATGCAAAACTCTTCGTGTTTCAAGGAGAGTCGAGTCGGAACTCGTGGTTTCTTGGTTCGGTTAATGCGACCAAAGCAGCGTTGGAGCGAAACGTCGAATTCCTGTTGGAACTGAGAGGTAGCGGGGCAGCAGCGCAACTTGATCGACTGAAAGATGAATTGTTGGGCGAAGATGAAAAAGGTGGCATCTTTCAGGAATATGCACATCCGTCAGAACCTATTGGCGATTCTGGCGAAAGGAAACTTGAAGAAAAGCTCCGAGTGCTTGAGTTCAATCTTCTGAAGCACTTGGCGATCAAACAAGCAGAAGTAACTCCGTCTGAGAATGAAGCCAACTACGACCTGCATCTGGTACTTGGTCCCGGTCGTCGAAAATGGGAAGGCTTGACGGTCAAGGTTTCGCCCTTCAATTCGGACGGAAACGAGCCCCAAGAGTTGCTGGCCGGACGACAGACAAGGCTGACGTTCCTGAACATTAACGAAAGCAATCTCAGTAGATTTCTGCGATTTGAAATATGGGAAGGTGCGGAGCGGCTGCGAGCCTTCTTGATGAAGGTGGAGATCGAAGGTCTCCCTGAGAGCCGAATCAGTCGCATTTTGCGGAGCATTATCAATAGTCGAGATCGCTTCTTCGAATATCTTCGTTTTCTACTAGAGGATGACTTGAACAAGGAATCGGTCGGAACCGAACCAGACGACGACCGAAGTGATCCCAAGGGCGATGATGTAAGCATCTGGGACATGTCTACTCCAATCTTCGAACAATTGTTGCTTGCTGCATCACGTTCGCCTCGCCGTCTCAAGTCCATCGACGATGTGATTCAGCAACTTCGCAAGGAGGAAGGTGAGGATTCGACGAGCAACGTCATTCCACACGAGTTCTTGGACTTTTGGGAAGCATTCAAAGAAATCGTTCCTCAACAAAGGCGGAGGAAACGACAGTGAAGCCGCCTCAGTTGGATGAACATGTCACTCGCAGCCTCGACTTGCTGAAGGACTTTCAGCGAGCCACCGTGGACGTAGTTTACGATAGCCTTTTCCATCACGGTCAACGGCGAATGCTTGTCGCTGATGAAGTTGGGCTAGGAAAGACCATTGTGGCCAAAGGCGTAATTGCCCGGCGAATCATGGAGCGGCCAGACTTGGAAAGGAAAAAACCGCTCAAGGTGACATATATTTGCTCGAATCAAGTCATCGCCCATGAGAATGTCGGAAAGCTGGATGTCTACCCCGATCAGAGATCACATGATCGCTTTGCAAGTCGATTGACCTTCTTGGCATTTGAGCCCGAAGGGGGCGATGAAGGAGTGCTTCGACTCAACACGCTGACGCCAGCAACTTCCTTCAACAAGGGTAGCAGCACTGGCCAACAAGGTGAACGTCGGATCTTGTTCTCGCTTCTCATGCAGGACGAGCAGCTAAGAAGCTACGGAAAACCTGTTTCCGCCATGTTGCGGGCTGGTGTTCAAAAGGCAGCGAGCGAGTGGTTCGCAAAACTTAAGTCCGAGATTGACAAGCCATGCGGATTTGAACTTCGACCTTGCTGCCACGAACGATTCCTGAAAGCAATACGAAAAAAGAAACTAAAATATTCCGACTGCCCGTTATTCCATCACCTCGGAATTTTCAGATCGATTTCACTCTACGATGCCGTGTTCGAATTCAGCAAACTGCTGACGCTGAAGAACCTTGGAAAATACCGTGACGGTTCAGACCACCTCGTTCGAGAATTGAAGGACATCTTGTCGGAAGTGTGCGTTGATTACATCGATGCCGACATTTACATTCTCGACGAGTTTCAACGCTTCAAAGAACTTGTAAGTCGTGAAAGTGATTCTGAAGCAGCCGACATCGCACGACGCATCTTTGGGAAAGCTGACGCTCGCATCTTGTTGTTGTCGGCAACTCCGTTCAAAGCGTATACCGGCGACTCTCCTTGGGAAAGTGACGAAGAACACTACAAGGGATTCCGAACCATTCTCGGTTTTCTATTTGACGGTGACAACGATGCGTTGTTGAGCTACGAAGAACACCGTCAGGCCCTTTTCAAGCAATTGCTGGAACTTCACTCAGAGTCCGGCGATATCGACACTTCACACCGTGACGCTGTGCAGCAAGTTCTGAGACGAGTGATGTGCCGCACTGAACGGCTCAGCGTGTCAGACGATTTCAATGCCATGACTAAGGATAAATGGCAATCGCAACCTCTGCATGTTTCAGCAGGGGACGTACAGAACTTTGTCGCTACGGATAATGTTGTGCGATATCTCAACGAAACTGACACGCAGTCCAAGCATCAACTTCATGCGCCTGTCGAATTCTGCAAATCGGCACCGTATCCACTTTCGTTTCTCGACGACTACAAACTGAAACAACAACTCCGAGCAAGAAAACAAGAATCGGGTGTTCGGAAAGAGCTTCGAGCAAATCGGAATGCTTGGATCAACCACAGACAGGTGAATCAGTACAAGCTGGAGTTTGAGGGAAACGGATCAGCAGCCGTCAACGCCAAGTTGAATCAAGTCTTGCAGGAAGTCCTCGAACTTAACGGGGATAAACTACTCTGGGTGCCACCGAGTTTGCCGTGTTATCCGTTGGCAGGTGCGCATAAGGAATCCATGGGGTTCTCAAAGACGCTCATATTTTCCGCTTGGCTAATGGTCCCTCGAATGCTGTCTTCGCTGATTTCTTACGAGGTGGAACGCCGCACTATTGGCAATAAAGACTCGATGGATGCTCAGGAGCAGAATGACCGGAAATACTTTCATGCGAAGAACGAGAAACGGCACCCAATTCCGCAATTAGTCTTCTCTCAAAAGAAATCGGAAGGCGGAGAGACGGCGAACAACATGTCGAACCTTGCTCTTCTGTATCCCTCGCACACATTGACCGATGTATTCGATCCTATCGAGTCTTTCGCAAACCACCGTTCGCTGGCAGAAATTCGCACGCAGGTCGCTACCAAAATCAACCAGTTGATCGAGGATGCCGAACTCCATCGTTTCAGCAGTCCATCGGGTGAATCGGACAGGTGGTACTGGGCAGCACCACTGCTATTGGACCGACGAACGCCGTCACTCCGCAGTGATGTCGAGGACTGGCTGAATGTTGTCCTTGAATCCGATGATTCTTCGTTCTTCAAGACAAAGAAGGGTGACAAGAAAGAGAAAGATGAAAACAGTTCGAAGGCCAAACACTTCGAAGAACTTGTGCATTGTTTTGAAAATCCATTCGATGCAGGCCTTGGTTCTATTCCCGCTGATCTTGGTGAGATTCTTGCAGACATGGCAATCGGCAGTCCGGCAGTGACCGCCCTGCGAAGTGTGTCGAAACAGTTTCAACCCAACTTTTATGACCGAACACTCTTCGCTTTCGATATCGCCGCAGAATTCCTGAGCCTCTTCAACAAACCCGAGTCGATTGCAGCAGTCCGGTTAACCACTGAGAGATCATCGTATTGGAGACGTGTGCTTCGTTACTGCGTCGATGGATGCCTTCAGTCCGTGTTGGATGAATTCTTCCATGTGCTGAAGTCGGACTGTCCGTCGATTTGGGAGTTGTACTACCGGCTTGTTGACTCAATGAATCTTGGCACTTCTTCAATCAAAGTTGATGGGCTGAACAGCTTTCTTAAAGAGAAGCGTCGAAACCTGCGCTGTCACTACGCTGTCGATTTGGGTAATCAGCGGGTCGAAACAGAAGACGGTAAGAAACGTATCAAGGGCATCCGCCACAATTTCAACTCCCCTTTCCGTCCATTCGTTTTGGCGACAACTTCGATTGGTCAGGAAGGACTCGATTTCCACACGTATTGTCGAAAGATCGTTCACTGGAACTTACCTACAAATCCAATCGATCTCGAACAGCGGGAGGGCCGCATCAATCGTTTCAAAGGGCTTGTGATCCGCCAGCAGATTGCCAGCAAATACGGCAGTCGGTTGAATAAGGGAATGGTGGACGAGCACGGTGTTTGGGATGCCTTGTTTTCGGTTGCGGACCGGGAAGAACGACTGGGTACTGGGAAGTGTGAGTTAATTCCATTCTGGCACGTGGAAGCCGACAACTTCCAGATTGAGAGAATCATTCCCTTCTATCCATTCAGCCAAGATCGGGCACGACTGTCCTCGTTGTTAAAGACTCTTGCACTCTACCGGCTCGCCTTTGGCCAGCCTCGCCAAGCAGAACTTGTTGAGCACTTACTCACCAATATTTCCGAAGCAAGAATCAAGGAGATTCGTGACAAACTGATGATCGATCTGAGTCCGATTGGTTACATCAAACGTGAAATTTATACCTTGGAGCCAATTGAAGGGGACAATGATCTTGCCTGATTCTCTTGTCCAACCACTCTTCGACGGTCTAATCGACATCTATCGGCTACCGGCGAACTATTCGCCAAGTTTCAAACAAGCTTGTACTCAGACCCCCGAGATGCCGCATTTAAGGCGTTGTGGGCGAAATGACACGAAAACTGCTATCTCATTACAAGGCAGTTACTTGAGCGTGTTTGCCGCCCTCAAGTTCTGCCCAGATACTGCCGATAAAACATATGTCCCATTTGACTTTTCTTTCAAATGGGACATAATTGCATCGTCAGGAAGCAAATACAAAGAGAGTACCTGACTAATGCCATATGTTCTTTTGCTGCTACAAGCTCTGAAACAAGCCGGATGGAAGGTCAAGATTCACGATTCTGAGCGGCTCGAACCGCCACATGTCACCATATACCAGAAGAGGCGAAAGTGGCGGCTAGCTCTCCGTGATGGGACGTTTTTGGACAAAGGTGACAAATGGAGCCAAATTGACGATGCAGTAAAAGATACCATACAAGACAAAGATAACTGGAAACTACTAAAGACGGAGTGGAACAATATTCATGGCGATAATCCGGTCGAGATCGAAGAATAGAACAACTAAGAAGAAGCCAACTGCCATCAACTCGGCGCAGATGCTTAGGTACGTCGTGCTTGACACCGAAAATCAGTTGCTCGATCAACTTGGAAGGAATTATGCCGTCGTTTGTGATACGAGAGAATCTGTACTTAAAGCATTGGAACGAACCGATGCCAATTCGCTTTGGATCTCTCGTCGATCTGAAAAGACCGTGGAACTAGCAAAGACTCTGGTTGAGTTGATCTCAGAGAGTGGAGCACAACGTCGTTCGAGCTTTGGAAACCTCCTGACGCTCGAATCCGCTAAAGTTGATGTTCGTCCTATATTAGAAAGATTGTTCGGTCACGTTGTCGGTGTCTCTCGACAGTTTAGGAGATTGCCCTTGGAGGAACTTACAGAAGTTCTTAGTGCTACACCCGAAGAACGACGTGATGTGTTCATCGGCGGTGTTCTCAACTCTGAATTCAAGACGCTCGTATTAGTTCGGGGCAATCTGGAACAAATCATCGTCCCACTCTCGATGTTTCGTCCATCAGGTAGGGCTACGCCCGACTTCACTAAGTTTGAGCTAGGCGACTACGGACACACATTGCAATTCGGCGACTATGAGGCCACGACAGACATTGTTCTATGGGAAGTTGACTCCGACTATCGTAAGAGGGCAAAAGCCAGAGAACGAAATCTTGCCAAGGGCTTTGGGCCATCGTTGCGGCGATTACGCAAGCAACGAGGCTTGTCTCAATTTGATTTTCCAAACGTATCTCGGAGGACGATCTCTCGAATTGAAAAGGGAGACGTTGATAAACCGCACGAAATTACGTTGAACCGTATTGCAAAAGCACTTGGCGTTCCCGCCGAAGAAATTGAATCTTACTGAGTGTGTGTGGACTTCTCGGAGCAGGAGAGCAGAAAGTAAAAGGGGCGCATATTCTTCAAGATAACTTACATGATGGGGTTCAGGTTTATAATTTCTTCTCTTCTGGTCGTGTATGCCAAAACGCTCACAGCACAAACACCCCCTGCAACGGCAGTCGCAGCAGGTGAATGAATGGCGACGCTGGAA
This window encodes:
- the brxD gene encoding BREX system ATP-binding protein BrxD; its protein translation is MEVSPEKRREIISALRKGTVPQRGLDFLAVGLSPFEETIKSELNDVAEGGAIFKAVRGEYGCGKTFFGRWVQEQAKLNGFATAEVQISETETPLHKLETVYRRAMEQLSTADCFLGAFRSVIDGWFYGLEEDVLAEGTIDPNDIETLAKKSDELLEQRLVEITRATPQFSAALRSYRAAQRANDHATAEGLAGWLAGQPHISASVKRTAGIKGDVDHFAALSFLRGLLLILKDSGYSGLVLVLDEIETIQRVRSDVREKGLNALRQLLDDVDGGRFPNLYLAITGTPAFYDGPQGIQRLEPLAQRLHVDFQTDARFDNPRAVQLRLTTFDNQKLIEVGTKVRDLYATDCSAPDRIRRLANNEYIETLARYMTGKLGGKVGIAPRLFLKKLVSDILDRIDQHDEFDPRVNYELTVSTSEMTSIEREAQAKTVDDIELDL
- a CDS encoding DEAD/DEAH box helicase yields the protein MNAFDRLHSALQHHIVNSLGWRDLREVQSLSIDAYLDGNNMVVLAPTAGGKTESAFFPVMSQMLDESWQGISVLYVSPIKALLNNQEQRLHKYMQLVGRRAALWHGDTPQGERKRILAEPPDLLLTTPESLEVMLVSSKIDHHRFFSNVRVVVIDELHAFAGDDRGWHLLSVFSRIGQIAKRDIQRIGLSATVGNPQEMLEWLSSGSERPQEVVWPKGSDSKTPDVQLDYVGSLANAAKVISLLHQGEKRLVFCDSRSRVEQLAVSLRQYGIDTFVSHSSLGIDERRQAEEAFSQRHNCVIVATSSLELGLDVGDLDRVIQIDAPGSVSSFLQRMGRTGRRADMNRNCLFLATSDEGLLRAAALIELWQRDYVEPVQAPPCPYHILAQQLMALILQERGIGSSQWLQWVESVPGFAEMKPEQVAELVEFMIAKGILWSDNGILAFAPEGEATFGRRNFMDILSVFTSPPLFKVISGQKELGNVHESTFYRKEEGPAVLVLAGRSWKTKHLDWKRRLAHVEPTEEKGRSRWLGEGQMLSHAICQSIRRILASEENDPAWSQRTIQQFDDLRDEHPWVSDGSTSLILQPNGEIRWWTFAGGIANTLLADTLKSNCDVKGDNLSLSFPTASSLETVSEFINGLQLENVRLIPNNDAMENLKFSECLSPEIASEVFTSRFSDRAGVVQALQEQRRVVVHTG
- a CDS encoding DUF6361 family protein translates to MIHQTGIASAIGWVDFSSEHREKVKSVIDLLSTPGVVDELGIGVIRDSFSDSLFPGISTIQTRAKYFLTVPRIFRDYEKLSASKRRGKKLATYLNDHENLCMEAMVANHEDDPQGGIIGESFAEKQGEVQRKPSSVYWTGIRQFGLIRTPLSLQAFCRRFANPDQPLQDLVQGSDKTKGDDPDAAGQENTTINGPAYMDGWIESLTVDLSKEEAYFLSNQMQARVPMSLLGQILLDSEVQTQFLSLPSEWNFTTFADEAPFLGQLPESLRKIIAGARDFWQLMYGAHVRYNCLLQMQHGTSAVRGEFEAEWDEWLEDLQSFPWARWDTGLLWKLTKIHRRRVRDNTVHFVESWIEGLRSGDDTKSLDELVTRQERFNKKGRARLNPTAEESISEWVGIADLNYRLNVARTIISDIHVAIAQSEGDDA
- a CDS encoding phospholipase D family protein → MLDVKKHRLDYGTMLIPPSGYRLAKAVAATYSLDLNTLLSIPVALFFSQTLEGNFETERVQLLEAIQRCPDVLRVYHQSGKMHVPQKHNRLYGLLEPCVVGILPENAYTSFHPKVWVLRYEHDDEPTKYRVIVLSRNLTYDRSWDIAAHLDGEVTDEKKKKTQPLASFVKYMTSFERFDGDRKFIADLRKVKFETPAGFNSNFFFHPIGFDEFRNPLKEQTGNRAICISPFVHDDAVKMLRRNVTDELMLFGCREELRKLNTETLDDIRAFCISDLIVDGESQDKGEDGEGEQAEQNLHAKLFVFQGESSRNSWFLGSVNATKAALERNVEFLLELRGSGAAAQLDRLKDELLGEDEKGGIFQEYAHPSEPIGDSGERKLEEKLRVLEFNLLKHLAIKQAEVTPSENEANYDLHLVLGPGRRKWEGLTVKVSPFNSDGNEPQELLAGRQTRLTFLNINESNLSRFLRFEIWEGAERLRAFLMKVEIEGLPESRISRILRSIINSRDRFFEYLRFLLEDDLNKESVGTEPDDDRSDPKGDDVSIWDMSTPIFEQLLLAASRSPRRLKSIDDVIQQLRKEEGEDSTSNVIPHEFLDFWEAFKEIVPQQRRRKRQ